Genomic segment of Salvelinus alpinus chromosome 23, SLU_Salpinus.1, whole genome shotgun sequence:
AACTCCACTGGGCATTAATAATATTCAGCACTAACAGATCTAGGACCAAGCTCGGAACAAGTCCTTTGGAATGTAGTGAGGGAGTGATGTTATCACATGTTCCTGGACACATGTCTCAGAGGGCCTTTTCTTTTCTGTAACCTATTTACAAGTATAGAAAAATATCCGAATGTCTTGGTAGAATTATTGAGGGAATATCATGTTCCTTTCGAACAAGTGTAAACATTCTGAATCAAATGACCAAATGCCTTATTGAAAtattcattttttatatatatgctGTATAGGACATTTCTGGATTTAATAAACAAACATCTTACTATTTTTTTGTAGGTTTTTTGTTCTGAAATCTTCACATTTCTTAAATTTCAGATACGAAAGTTTCTCTATGAAAAAACAAGACAATGGAAAATGTCTATGAAAAAACTGCCAGAAAAAAACCTGACATGCCACTCAGTGTGTTTTGTTTGCTTTCTTCTCTTTATTCATATACTGGCATCTTGCAAAGGTTCATTTTGCATTTCTTCCCTGATCGTTGTTGTCATGGTAACCTGCGAGCCGCCACAACTGACCCAGGTGGTAGATCACCCAGCCTCATGAAGTTCGTCCTAGATCACCGGTCCGTCTGCCATCCAGTCATGAAGGAGGATCTGCTCTAGAACAGGCCTCTTGGTGGGGTCCTGCTGCAGACAGCAGTTGATCAACGCCTTACACTCTGTACCATAAAGAAAAAAATGATAGGATGGTGAGTTTGCCTTTGGGTCtctcttttatatatttttttgtcattgaGCACCATTTTATGTATCCATAACCACATCCAAATACATACCCACGTTTACCAACACAAACTCTTATTTTCTCTCTCAAATGGTCTATTGCTCTTGCCTCCCTCCAGCTCACCCTCCCTCCCGCTCACCTTTAGTCAGGCCCTTTTTGAAGCGCAGGCGGCCAGCAATGATATCAGCCTCCTTGTTGAAGGGCAGACGGCCACACACCAGGCCGTAGAGCAGTACCCCCAGTGACCAGATGGTGGCGTGGCGGCCCTGGTACACACCGCTCAGCACCCACTCTGGAGGACAGTACTCCTCTGTGCCTGAGGAGGAAGGGGGGAAACATTAGAATAAAAAAATCTTTACCACTGGTCATGTACATTAGGGCACACTGACAAAATGTTTTAAAACGGAAAACAGTAATGAGcgcttcttattggacaagtttagATAGTGCCTCCCCGTGTCCCTCAGTTGCATTTCGTGCCTACTGAACATAATAACCCTGACCAGCCATTCTCCTGTTTTGTCCTACCTGAGTAGTCTCTGTAGGAGGATTCTCTCAGAAGGTCTCCACAGCCAAAGTCGATGAGCTTAACCCGCAGGTTGTCCGTCTGCACCAGCAGGTTCTCGGCCTTGACGTCTCGGTGCAGGACCCCTCGGTCGCGGCAGTGCCGAACAGCCAGTACCACCTGTAATAACATAATATATGCCTCTTAACAAACAGTGGTTAAGTAAAGTGTGACTAGAGATATTTGTGTATGTGATCCCTGCGGGAAATGAACACACAACCTTAGCGTTTCTAGTGCCACGCTTTTACCAACTGCGACACACAGGTCTAGACCCATCACCTGTATCATGATGATCCTGGCCAGACACTCGTCCACCCGGCCTCCCAGCTCCTCGATGAAATCAAACAGGTCCATGCAGGGATAGGGTCTCTCCAGCACCAGGATGAAACGCTCGGCCTCCTCGAACCAATCCAGCAGGCCCAGCACGTAGCAGCAGGACGGGGGCCGTGAG
This window contains:
- the LOC139551272 gene encoding serine/threonine-protein kinase pim-3-like → MRNFVAGSFEALFTLGSMLGKGGCGAVYAAMRKSDGQQVAIKYVNRGMAEPYVKLPGERSALPLEVALMQIVSRPPSCCYVLGLLDWFEEAERFILVLERPYPCMDLFDFIEELGGRVDECLARIIMIQVVLAVRHCRDRGVLHRDVKAENLLVQTDNLRVKLIDFGCGDLLRESSYRDYSGTEEYCPPEWVLSGVYQGRHATIWSLGVLLYGLVCGRLPFNKEADIIAGRLRFKKGLTKECKALINCCLQQDPTKRPVLEQILLHDWMADGPVI